In Cicer arietinum cultivar CDC Frontier isolate Library 1 chromosome 7, Cicar.CDCFrontier_v2.0, whole genome shotgun sequence, the genomic window AAATGGTGGTGGGTAAAcaaagataaaaagaaaaactgACACCAACCTGAAGACGGGCAATTGTTTTATGGTCGGGAACTTTCTCACTCTTACCATCTTCATTCTTTTTACCTTTAGACTCaatctttttaatttctttggTTTCAAAAATATACCTAAGAATATGATTGGATACAAGATATTAAAAACACTGATAATTTGAAACAAATGGCAATGTAATAGCTTGTGAGACTTGTACCGATGATGCCGGAAGAATATGAAGTCTCTCTGGTTGTGGAAGGTAACTACACGTCGGCCTTTAAACTCTGGATCTTGCGGGAAAAGTGACTGTATCAatctattaaaaacaaaattgacaaATAAGGAGTTAAATGACAGGTCTAAGCTTATACAAATCCATCATCACATAGAAACACAGGAAAGGTAGCGGTAGATTCATATTTGTTTCTTTCCAAAATAGTACTTATAAAATAACTGACAGGCAATACTATTTCAGTCAGACCTAACATGCAAATcacaaattgtttaaaaaaagcACTTAACAACAAATGGGGACATCAAATCAGCGAAGAGAGTTACCTCCCAACTCGATGCCCAAGGCGTGTGGTAAAGTTGTTCAACACAAGCTCAGGCTGGTGACTGGTTGGAGTTCCATGATTCTGCAAGAGGACACAAAAtgcataaaacaaaaaatttaaatctatattttcatgaACACTGTCTCAAAACAAGTAAATTCATCTACCATTCTTTTCAAAAAACTGAGTTCAATCAAAAAAGTGGAATTCAACTAACAGGTAACACAAGGTGCAGGACATGGAATTCATTTTTTGTAGTAAAATAGAAAAAACTCAGAAAGAAGGAACAACAAACAAGTTACAATTATATGCAACACAGCTCAAAATGTTTTCTTTCTCCTATCTAAGAATTTGAGTGAAAATTTTATGTTCATCTACATTGAGATATGCAGATTAATATACACCAACATCAATGAGAAGATCAGATGTTCTTCTAATCTAtactattattaaatttattataaaaaaactaacatCATACCTTAATGTCCTTACGCAAAACAAGATTTGTGAGCTTGAAATGAGCAGTAGGTCCATTAGGTACGCCGATAATTAAGAGAGCATCTGAAACACATAGGAGCAAAGAATTAAAAACTTGTAAATGTTATTAacaatctttaaaataaaagatttacATAGGAGTAAGCCCTTTAAGGAAAGCACCGCCTACCTGGTTCCCTGCGGTTGGTGTGTACAACTACAATAGAAGTGAAGTCCTTCTTATTTGCATATTCTACGATCTGCAATTGAAAATGAAGTtagaaacaaaatttcaaataaagtagGTTGTATGCTTTTTATCCACACGGTGAATAGATAGTGAAACATCCAACACCTTTTTTAAATCATAGGTTCCTCTCTTGAAGTACTGTGCATTTGGTATAACCGAAAGCAATTCTGATATAAAAGCAGGTCCCCTCTGCAGATCAAGTCATATTTTAACAGAAAGATGGAAACACGTTAGTATATAAAATAACACATGCTTTCCACCAACTCTATTCTAATCCTAAAATGGTAAACACAGGAAGACACATAGATTAAGAAGGAAAAGACATTTAAGCTTGAGATTATAACCAATAGAATAGAGAAAACATACTGAAGAATTGAAGCGGCAAGTGGTGATTAATATCTTGGGGTTTTGTTGCCGGTTTAATATTGAACTGAATTCATCAGCATCATTTCCAGCAAATAGCTGCAAACAAATATGATTCATTCATCAACatgatttattttgaaaataaatctcAACTAGATTGCAATTTGAGAATGAATTCAAATTACTAAATTAAAGTACCTTGTCAAAGACTAAACATCCACTCAAGAATTACTTTTATTTCATTTGcaaattacataatttatataatctAGACTTAATTTATCTAAGCTTAAAGTGATGGGTGCACTTTAGAATATAAAGTGCAGGTTTAGCTATTAAATGAAAAATCAGTGATCAAAATTGTGACAACTAAAATAAATGCATGTGCATAATAAATTTCTAAAGTTCATCtctcactttaaaaaaatactgaATCCATATAATTTCTTGTCACCTTCGTATTCTTTTACCACACAAACCTCAGCTACCATCATTATCCTATCAGCTAAATCTGAATTATCAGCTTCAAGTTAAACAGTAGAAATGTGGAATTAGCATCATAGCATGGTCCTGTTTTCTTCAGAAACTCCAATACCATTCTAATAGTATTAAGACCCTATTTGGATTAACTTATTTGAGCTTGTCTATTGTCATAATTACTTGTGAGATTGTTTGAAAAAGCTTATGGTAACAACTTATGACATtgttcataagttgttttcagctAATTTTCATAAGCTAACCAGGATACCTCATTAAAACAGCTTATAActcataaaaattgttttattttattttacattgtgtTATAAAAATAGCTTATTACATAAGCTGTTTTCCCAAACAGAGCCTAATTTATTATACCAGTAACCAAAATATATTCTGCAATCGCAAACAAAATTGAAACCTAATTTAATCTTATTCAAAGTGCAATGCatagaataataataacaacaacaataataaaaacctCTTCATCATCAGGCTTGCAAACAGTCTCATCAACTTCCCTTGTATTCTCAATCGTACGAGGCACCTTCTTTTCTGGAAGCTGCAACAAACACACAAAAATGAACATTAACaccgaagaagaagaagaagaataacaacaacaacaacaatagcaACAAGAGCGATTCAATTTGTTGAGAGATAAGGAGAATGAGAAGAACCTCCTCACCGAGCTCGATAGCTCTCTTGACAGCAGCGTCACGAGCCTTAGCCTTAGCGCGCTTTTCGAGCTTCTTCTGTTGTTTAAGCTTGGCGTGAACTTCCGATCTCTTTTCCTTGTTCTTAATCATAGCAGGACGGAATTGCTCTTTCTTCTCCGCATGACTTTTCTTTGAATCTTCCGCGTCGGAATCGTCATTCCTCTTCCTCTTACCACTCATCCCCATCGTAGTAGTAACGGCTACTTCTGATTAGGGTTTTGAGGAAAATTTACGTTATTTCATTCACAGCGACCGTTTAATTTGATGCAGCGATTCAACTTGGCGTAGACAAATATCGGTACGGCGATGTATCGTCGGAATGAGAAGTTGGGTTAGAAAGAAAGGGGAGAGTGGAGGGATGCACTCGTAGCTTTGGCAAACTGGTTTAGGGTTTATTGTTTTGAAACTAAAAGTTTTGGGCCTAATATACGGTTTCACTATAAAGTTTGTTTTAGTAAATTTCTCATCTCACCCCCTATATTTTCATGGATACTTCTATGGTGCACTGACTAATTCTACTGTTTTGGTTAAGTTAATTGattcaatcaattataaaagGGGCATGTTATGTCAATAGTTTTATGTTAGTGGTCTACAATAACAATtgtatagataaatttttttagttattgtaTATCAATccaactttataatttatttatagtttttttaaattatttgcttatctattttttaatttgttgacattttttgaaaaattgttttttttaagttattctACTATTTTcgtaataattttttgaaaaatcattttaaaattatttatatatctacttttttagtttatcaacaatttttttttatgatttcaagGAATTTATTTTcgtgttaattaattgaaattattttcataaattacttttaaatccaaaaaaaatagaATCCATGGGAATCAAAACTCATGACCTCACAAAAAGGTATGTCATCTCTTAACCACCAAACTAATGTAATTACTATGAAAAATGTGATCGaatttttagtatatattatattagtttaatttttctaaGGCTAATAAAATTATGAGGCTTATTAATTTACAGTTCACTTATTTTCATCAAGGCATAAGTTAATAACCTTCGCCATTTAATTTTGGACTATACAACATTTTGAGATAATTTTGACTTATTATAACTTTGTAGTTTGTacttttaattttgatgatttgatgGGTCAAATTTAATCAATGAGACATACTatcactttaaaattattactttgATAATTTAAAAGGTTCACTCTtaactaatttaataaactatgattctaaaattttaattctaatgATCCAATGGTTTCATTTCTTTCTGcaactaataattattatataatatataaataaaaaataaatacttaaattatatattaatttcgaCGATTAAAcggtttaattttaattaattagactaactatgatttaaaaattataatttcaacaaTATAACGGTTCAATCTTAGCTAAGCATACTAAATATGactcaaaaatttcaatttcaaagaTCAAAtattcaatcttaactaattagtcATATTATgtcttataaattttaattttaacgatCTAATGGttaaatcttaattaattagactaaatattatttagaaattataattttgacaaTCGAGCAGTCCAATCATAACTAATTAGATTAACTATGATTAAGAAGTTCTAATTATGATGATCTAAAggttcaatcttaactaattagactaaaCATGACTTAGAAATTATAATATCGACAATCAAACAATCCAATCTTAACAAATTAATAAACTATCACTTATAATATATCGCATCTATTACAtgattctctattttttttttgtctatattaGATATTTAGATGTACAATTTTTtcgagttttttttttatcaatatatccttttttttttatttccctAAATGCcctaatttaaaaactatttctctaaatgtcttatttttttttaaagcagGAAGTCGTTCTTTGAGGAAGCGACCACTTGAAgacgataaataaataaaaagggatatattgataaaaaaaaaacctccaATTTTTCATATCCTAAGTGCAAATGATACCATTAATTATTTCTTGATAATTGGTGTTATTTAAGTTTGTTAGCAATAATTTATATCCAGCTAAGATTTCCCACAAAATTGTTCCTTGAATTGCACATTAGAATCTTCCCTTTTGTGGTGCCAGTGTGAATGCCAATGTAAGCCACAAACACTTGGTGTGTCTTAATTGGTCCAACAAATATGAACCACAATATTCTGATTTTTAATACAAACCTATCCAATGAGATTCTACATGCCACATGGCAACACTCCATCTAATACCAAATTCACATTCCTATCCTTTAAGATAAGAAACATTTGcatacattaataaaaatttgcaCATTTTCTTTCTCATTCACCATCCAAATAATTCACATCAACACAAACTCACTAAGCTTAGTCACTTTATCCCTTGAGGGCAAAGGCAGCTATCATGGCTTCTGCTTGTGCTTCTTCTGCCATTGCAGCTATTGCCATCTCTACCCCAAGGCAAGTTAATTTCTCCATACACTAATAACTCCAACATGTATTAATTTACATATATGTAGTAATAATAATGTGATCATCATGTGAAATATTTCATGTATTGATCCacttaaaatttatgtaaatattCATGTTCTATTTAATGGTCACTTAGGTGTACTTTTACTAGCTGCATGCTTTGAAATTATAACGAGTTTCACAAAATTACGTTGCCACAGTGATTTTGTTATAGTTTTAAACTGTATTTTTGCACACACCAATATCGTGATTTTGCCAAATTAACTGTCAATCCAAACATCTTACTGAAATTCAAGTtagtcttttataaaaaaaatggagaagAAGAAATTATTATACTAATGGTCATTTTACATTTGTTCCAATTAGAATTTGAATCCTCTTATGCTCTTATGAGGTTACAAAGTCAAACTTTTTCCATTGACTTGACAACTCTTGGACAAAATTCAAGCTAGTAGTACTAAacaaagtataaaaaaattatgtgtatgTAAATGTGAAATTGCATGCAGTTCCCAAAAGAatatgattgtttaaaaaatatgagtgtAAATGTGAAATTGCATGCAGTTCTCAGAAGAATGGATCAGCCTTAGGAATCACAAAAGCTTTTCTTGGGAGGAAACTGAAGGTGAACAACAACACATCAGTTAGAGTAAGATCTGCTGCCACAACAAAGTGTGCAGTAGCTGAGCCTGATAGGCCTATTTGGTTCCCAGGAAGCACACCTCCTGCATGGCTTGATGGCAGTCTCCCTGGAGATTTTGGGTTTGATCCTCTTGGTCTTGGTAAGATTAATAATCACTACACAAATTTTATGTCACTAAAACCCACCTGGATTTACTGAAATAGTAAACCCTTATTTGGACTGTTTTGTCGAGATCAGACAACTTATATTCTAAGATGTAAAAacaaattctaaatttaaacaGCTCAGAATGTAAGTCGTCTGATCTTTAATTGAACGGTTGATTGCATCAACATTGGCCTTTTACTAGTGTAGGGGTATCCAAATAAGCACCGACATTGAGACGAACATCAAACAcgatagtgaaaataatttcTTACACCATATACAACGttgacaataatttaaaaaaatagaagtaattaaatataattacattTGTCAATGTTGACACTAACACATGTTTGACACCAGACACACATTTGACATGTGCCAAACACCAGACACGCTTTTGACACATTTCAGATGTTAGACATGTCTTTGACACGTCTCAAGACATAAgacacattatttatttttatttattttccttattGGGAGTTCAGGTGACCAAAGAAAGATTGTGTGTTATGATTGAACAGGATCTGATCCAGAGAGCCTAAGATGGAATGTTCAAGCAGAGCTAGTTCACTGCAGATGGGCAATGTTAGGTGCAGCTGGAATTTTCATTCCAGAATTCCTAACAAAGATTGGTATCTTGAACACACCATCATGGTACACTGCTGGAGAGCAAGAGTATTTCACAGACACCACCACACTCTTCATAATTGAACTCCTTTTCATTGGTTGGGCTGAGGGTAGAAGATGGGCTGACATAATCAATCCTGGTTGTGTCAACACTGACCCTATCTTTCCAAACAACAAGCTCACAGGAACTGATGTGGGCTACCCAGGTGGGCTTTGGTTTGACCCACTTGGTTGGGGAAGTGGTTCTCCTAAAAAACTTAAGGAGTTGAGAACAAAGGAAATTAAGAATGGAAGATTGGCTATGTTGGCTGTGATGGGAGCTTGGTTCCAGCATATATACACAGGCACTGGTCCTATTGATAACCTCTTTGCTCACCTTGCTGATCCTGGACATGCTACTATTTTTGCTGTAAGTTTCATCAACTCCACCTACTTCTTCTAGATTGCATATGTTTTTCACTATATTATCATTATTCTGGACGCAAGTGGTTGATGCACTTCAGTTATGATCAAATCGTTCGAGTAGTACTCCAGTTTGATTCCTGATTGGAACAATATGTTAAAACACAACAACTCTAGTTCAAATGAAAATAGGTATAAAATATGCAAACAGAGAACATAGAAAACATACAATGTTTTTTCATGTGGTTTGGCTAATTGTGTCTATGTCTCTGACTTTTAGAGGGCTGCGGCACCTTTCTATATTATGATTCAAGTTTAGTGTTTACGACGTACAATTTGTGTTTAAATAGTTCAGGCTAGTTTACAAGATTATGAGTCATACTTACGACAATCCTTAGTCATactttaaagataaaaatttgtACGTGTTTGTTCTTCtaactttttgaacattttaatatatttttgaaaagatattattattttgggaTTGTTTGAGCTGATTTTATCTGTTACTGGTACTACCACAGGCTTTCACTCCGAAATGAGAAGGGCTAGGACAACCTTGGAGAAACAAATTGTGAACATGTTTTACTAAGTAGTAAGGCATACATGTTATTTTAGGAGGAGTGTTTATGTTGGTGGAAGGTTGTAAAATGGTTACCTACTTCTATGTCATGCACAGGTTGATGGTTCAATGTATAAATACCTATTTAAGTTTAgataaaaatgacttaaataagAGCCCGTTTGCtacctttttttaaataatttatttggaaaaaaaatcacttttaaaattttcatctgATTATTacagtttttgaaaaaataaacataacttgaaaataatttaaaaaactacatCAAATAACAACTTCAGTTTTTCTTTCAAGAATCTCTAACtaataatctctaaattatttaatgttaaaatcatttttttataacccATAATAGATTGTCCTTATAATAACCTGTTAAATCTTCACTCAAAACTTTTGTGCTCTTAGTTAAATATATTCATCTCATAAATTTAAGTagaaaatagatataaaaaatatataaaaagaaacatTAACTACATCCTAAAATCTAGTTATTTTGTGAAATTAGTCTCCGTAACTATGTGTAGAAAATACcttgatttaaataaataaaactactCTAATGATTAAGATCAGTGTTTTAAAAACAGATTCGACCAATACAATAGACCAGCTGTGCTTTTAAACCGGTCAAATTTGAGATGACTCAGTCAAACTAAGCTCAGCAAGAGCTGATGACTCGGTGGTTTTTTTAAACCGGTTCGGGTCAATGCTTGGCTATTTTTTAAAGTGGTTCTCTtatactttataaataaaacaatgactttattaatataaaaataagaaaaaataaatatgtcgTTTAAAATCCAACTATTTAAAAGAGACATCAATAAAtcattgttttaaatatataatagaaagagtcgttaatttatatttataaaaagaatattgTATCATCATATTATTACTTAAAGTGATTTTTAAACATTACTATAAACACGTACCTCATCAATTTATTTGACTAAAAGAATTGATATtaattgattcaaatttattaaaaacaaaaataatacatCTACAAAGAAACTCATAATACTTTAATTAATACAGTATAAATTGCAAGGGAAGGGAGAATCtgcaaaatattaatatgttatGCTATAATCTTGAAGAAACATATAAATTATTCACCATATACACGTTCTCTGAAATTTAGGGTGTTATAAGTCAGCAGCCGTAAAGAATAGTTGTTGCTGCATATCAACAAATCACAAATTACACACACAACATGCATTTTCGAAATTTATCTTCCAAGAATCATTGTCTCATTTCCATTTTCAACTTCACCTCACACTCTCATTATTCTCTCACCTTCTTCTCTTCTCTTCAAACACAAAACTCTGTTGATGATGGagttcaacaacaacaactcgTCCAAACTGAAAAACCCAAAACAAGAAACGcaagcaaaactgccaaaacaATCGTCAATCTCATAAATTTCAAACCTTGGTCAAATGGGTTATTATCATCCTTCACAAACTCTCTCTCCAAAACCACTGTTCTTCAAACACTTCGCCACATCAAGTTCCCATCAAAGGCCTTTCATTTCTTCAACTGGGTACACGAAAACGGTTTCTCTCATAACTCTCAATCCTATTTCATCATGTTGGAAATTCTGGGTCGTGAGAAAAATCTCAATGTAGCTAGGAATTTCCTTTTTTCCATTGAGAAAAGGTCTAATGGTGAAGTTAAGCTTGAAGATAGGTTTTTCAATAGCTTAATTAGGAGTTATGGTGAAGCTGGACTTTTTAAAGAGTCTATAAAGCTTTTTCAGACTATGAAATCTATTGGTGTTTCACCATCTGTGATTACATTTAATAGTGTTTTGTTGATTTTGCTTAGAAGGGGTAGAACCAATATGGCAAAagaggtgtttgatgaaatgcttAGCACATATGGTGTTACTCCGGATACGTATACTTATAACATTTTGATTAGAGGGTTTTGTAAGAATTCTATGGTTGATGAAGGGTTTCATTTCTTCAAAGAAATGACGAGTTTCAATTGCGATCCGGATGTTGTTACTTATAATACGCTTGTAGATGGTTTGTGTAGGGCGGGGAAGATCAAGACAGCGCATAATTTGGTGAATGGTATGAGCAAGAAATGTGGAGGTTTGAGTCCTGATGTTGTTACTTATACGACTTTGATTCGAGGGTATTGTATGAAACAAGAAGTCAATGAGGCTTTGGTTATTCTTGAAGAGATGAATGGTAGAGGCCTCAAGCCGAATATAGTTACCTATAATACTCTAATAAAAGGGCTTTGTGAGGCACAGAAGTGGGATAAGATGAAAGATATTTTGGAACAAATGAAAGGCGACAGTGGCGCTATTCCTGATGCATGTACTTTCAATACATTGATTAATTCACATTGTTGTGCAGGAAACTTGGATGAAGCTTTCAAGGTTTTCGAAAACATGAAAAAATTACAGGTCTCAGCAGATTCAGCCTCATACAGCGTTCTGATACGAAGTTTATGTCAGATAGGGAACTATGATAAGGCAGAGATGCTTTTCGATGAGTTATTTGAGAACGAAATTTTGTTGCGTAGTTCTGGCCCGAAGCCACTGGCTGCGTCTTATAAGCGTATTTTTCAGTATTTGTGTGAACATGGGAAAACAAAGAAGGCCGAAAGGGTACTCAGACAGCTAATGAAAAGGGGAACACAAGATCCTTTATCATACAAGACAGTGATTTTGGGGCACTGCAAAGAAGGTGCATTCGAAAATGGTTATGAGCTTTTGATATGGATGCTGAGAAGAGATTTTCTTCCTGATATTGATATATATGACTATTTGATTGATGGTTTTCTTCAGAAGGATAAGCCTCTCCTTGCAATGGAGGCATTAGAGAAAATGGTAAAGAGCTCCTATCAACCAAAAACATCTACCTGGCATTCTGTATTGGCTAGACTTTTGGAAAAGGATTGTGTTCATGAGTCTGCCAGTGTTCTGGTCGCGATGTTGGAGAAAAATATCAGACAAAATATAAACCTTTCAACTAAGTGTTTACAGCTACTTTTTGACCGTGGGCTGCAAGATCGAGCATTCAAAATTAATGAGTTGATTTATAAGAATGGATACTGTGTTAAGATGGATGAAGTGGTTCAATTTCTTTGCAAGAGAGGAAGGGCATCAGAAGCATGCAAAATGCTGCTTTTTAGCTTGAAAAATAATCACAAGTTTGACATTGATTTGTGTAATACTGTTATTCTTGATCTTTGTAAAATTAACAAGGCTTCGGAAGCATTTAGTTTATGCTATGAATTGGTGGAGAAGGGTTTAAATCACGACTTGATATGCATAAATGATCTGGTAGCCGCCTTAGAGGCAGGTGGAAGAACAGCGGAGGCTGCATTTATATCAAAGAGAATACCAAGAACAGAGCACTTGGACAGATCGGAACGAAATAACAGCTCTAAGAAGTTGAGGCCTAATAAAATGTGAGTCACATCGACCGCTTTTTCCCTCTTCTGTTTAGAGCTTTTCCATTTTGatcattaaaagttaaaatcatAAGCTTCAAAAGATTTTGTCCATGAGAATGTGTTGCAGCATCTGTCATGTCAATGACTAGGCCACTAGAAGATGCTGTACGAAATCTTATTGGATCCAAAATACCCTTTACAACATACAATCGAGAATTTACAACCACTGAGATTGCATCCTGGTGTTCCACTTCAGATTCTTGTGTTGAAAGCCAAGCAGAGTTTGAGGATCTTGTTGAACTAAATGTAAAAGATATTTA contains:
- the LOC101501962 gene encoding pentatricopeptide repeat-containing protein At1g02060, chloroplastic, encoding MHFRNLSSKNHCLISIFNFTSHSHYSLTFFSSLQTQNSVDDGVQQQQLVQTEKPKTRNASKTAKTIVNLINFKPWSNGLLSSFTNSLSKTTVLQTLRHIKFPSKAFHFFNWVHENGFSHNSQSYFIMLEILGREKNLNVARNFLFSIEKRSNGEVKLEDRFFNSLIRSYGEAGLFKESIKLFQTMKSIGVSPSVITFNSVLLILLRRGRTNMAKEVFDEMLSTYGVTPDTYTYNILIRGFCKNSMVDEGFHFFKEMTSFNCDPDVVTYNTLVDGLCRAGKIKTAHNLVNGMSKKCGGLSPDVVTYTTLIRGYCMKQEVNEALVILEEMNGRGLKPNIVTYNTLIKGLCEAQKWDKMKDILEQMKGDSGAIPDACTFNTLINSHCCAGNLDEAFKVFENMKKLQVSADSASYSVLIRSLCQIGNYDKAEMLFDELFENEILLRSSGPKPLAASYKRIFQYLCEHGKTKKAERVLRQLMKRGTQDPLSYKTVILGHCKEGAFENGYELLIWMLRRDFLPDIDIYDYLIDGFLQKDKPLLAMEALEKMVKSSYQPKTSTWHSVLARLLEKDCVHESASVLVAMLEKNIRQNINLSTKCLQLLFDRGLQDRAFKINELIYKNGYCVKMDEVVQFLCKRGRASEACKMLLFSLKNNHKFDIDLCNTVILDLCKINKASEAFSLCYELVEKGLNHDLICINDLVAALEAGGRTAEAAFISKRIPRTEHLDRSERNNSSKKLRPNKM
- the LOC101502814 gene encoding uncharacterized protein; amino-acid sequence: MGMSGKRKRNDDSDAEDSKKSHAEKKEQFRPAMIKNKEKRSEVHAKLKQQKKLEKRAKAKARDAAVKRAIELGEELPEKKVPRTIENTREVDETVCKPDDEELFAGNDADEFSSILNRQQNPKILITTCRFNSSRGPAFISELLSVIPNAQYFKRGTYDLKKIVEYANKKDFTSIVVVHTNRREPDALLIIGVPNGPTAHFKLTNLVLRKDIKNHGTPTSHQPELVLNNFTTRLGHRVGRLIQSLFPQDPEFKGRRVVTFHNQRDFIFFRHHRYIFETKEIKKIESKGKKNEDGKSEKVPDHKTIARLQECGPRFTLKLISLQHGTFDTKGGEFEWVHKPEMDTSRRRFFL
- the LOC101502294 gene encoding chlorophyll a-b binding protein 7, chloroplastic codes for the protein MASACASSAIAAIAISTPSSQKNGSALGITKAFLGRKLKVNNNTSVRVRSAATTKCAVAEPDRPIWFPGSTPPAWLDGSLPGDFGFDPLGLGSDPESLRWNVQAELVHCRWAMLGAAGIFIPEFLTKIGILNTPSWYTAGEQEYFTDTTTLFIIELLFIGWAEGRRWADIINPGCVNTDPIFPNNKLTGTDVGYPGGLWFDPLGWGSGSPKKLKELRTKEIKNGRLAMLAVMGAWFQHIYTGTGPIDNLFAHLADPGHATIFAAFTPK